AGTTCAAGAACGTGCTTCTTCCAAATATTGTGTAAACAAAAAGTTTTCTCAAGAAAACAAGCAAGTCAAAATGTAATATTTCTCAAATTATATACTAAACTCAAAGGTAACCCCATATTACATGATTTGTTTTTCTTTCATTTCATGTGATAGGCAAATAACTAACTATGATTTACTAAAataatttagagtaaattactttttgagtttctttgttttagtagttttaatcacttgagttcaaaatcaaaaagtttaacgctctGAGTTCCTAACCActcattttataacattttgagttcaaatttttttaacaCTTATACTTTTGATTTTAGACTCAGGAAAAATCGCTGAAACACAGAGACTTCAAACATTATAAAATAAATGACTAGAAACTCAGAGCGTTAAACTTTTTTGATTTTGAACTTAAGTAgttaaaacattaaaacatacgAACTCAAAAATAATTTACTCAATAATTTAAAATCACATAATATCTTCTTTTCATAAAAAAACTTATTTAAAATCACATAATATCTTCTTTTCATACAAAAACTTATTCGTGACGAAGAATAGAATGCTTAGGGGGTAAAGTGAAACTTTTATCACAATACAGAGTCCTCCACAATACAACTTATTGTCACAATACAAAACCTTAGGGGGTAAAGTGTAACTATACAGTTTCCCCCCACTACATAAACGGTTACACTTTCATAACAGAATCAGTACTGTTATCATTCTGTTACAACCTTCATCATGCAGGAGATTTCAACGTCGGTGCCGGAGATCACCGCCGTCGATGAGCCGTTACTCTCACCAACTCACGTCACTGCCGCCGCACCGTTCCCCGGAGGAGATCGGCGAGTCCGCATGCTGCTAGGTCTCTTCGCTCGCCGTCGTGGAGCGTCAATGGTGGTGCGCCAGAACGTTGCACGGCAGTTGGAGGATTGGCGAGAGGATTGGGGATATTCGCTTCCGGTTGTTGTTATAGAGACGCTGTGGAACCTTGCTTTTGTTGTGGTTTCGTTTGTTACGTTGTTTTGGATTGCGCGGGAAGAGAGGAATGTGAGACTTAGGGTTTGGATCTGCGGTTACTCGGTGCAGTGTGTGGTTCATATGGTGCTTTTGTTGTTGGAGTATAGGAGGAGGATTAGGAGAATGTCAGTAGACCCTTGGAGGCTGATGAGTAGCGGCTCAAGCTTGGAGAACGTTGGAGATCATGTTACTCATCCAATCAGGTGATTTTAATTCTGAATTTCAgtttaatttgagtatagtaAGTTTACGCTGCTTTTGATTTTGTAGCTAATTAGGTGGATTCCTTTAGCGTTATTATTATGAAATTGCTATTTTGCCTGTAGTTTAATTATTGTATGCATCTGATCCTACAAACAGAAGCTTAAACAGAGTTATATCCTTTTGTTAAAACATCTGATATAATTATCGGATTTTTTTTTACGAGAATTACATCAGAAGCTTGAACATATATTGGATTTAACACCATCAATGGATTGATTCTAATTTGCGAGGCTGTTTCATTAATAAGTAATGAATTGGTCAACTACATATGCTACTAATGTGATTAGTTCTTCATAATTCTGAAGCTAATATATAAGTTTAATCATGTTCTTGAAATAGTTAAAAGTCATGTTAGTACAAACAAACATGAGATGAGTAGAAGCATGTGGGCCTCATCATCAAGTCTCTTAGAAGTTAACAATTTGTTAAAGCTCAACATGTGTATGCTATTTGTTTCCTGTAGTTACGGGATGTTTGGGAAGGTAAATTCGATTAGCAATGATATGTATGTGACCGCGTACGGCACGTGTTTGAGGTAAGAATAATCCTTAAAGGTGCTATTAGTTCATATGTGATGCCTCAGGCATGGGATCTTAGCTCTTAAGCATGAGTTTTCAAGGGTCATGTAGTGAATCAGATGGGAATACAAGGGAACATATGCCTATTTTTAATGTTTCTCTTCACAGTCTAGCTATTTGTGTCTTAGCCTAGCCTTTTGTAGCAATCTAAATGTTTATGCTGGGCCATTGATCTGATTTCTGAATTAACTGTCATCCTTGAAGTTTTTGCAAAAATAGATAATCCCTTTGTCCAACAAGAATCAAAACATTGTTTGACACAATACAAAAGTTTATGGAAGCACTTGATTATCATGATTGAAATGCCCTGATGATGTTTTATATTTTCAGATGGGAAATGGTTAATAAAGTGATATTTTACATGTGGTGGCTAATTGGCTTCATTTGTGTGCTGTCTTCTTACACTAATCAGGGCAGTGCTCCAGTTCTATTCTGGTATGTCCTAAACCAATATATTAGCTTTGTGATCTTTCATTAACAGTCCAAAAAAGTTAGTGATGCATGCTTCAAGctatttatttctttttttttcaaactatGACAGGTTGACTATGACATTTTTGGCTATGGACGTGTTCTTTGCTGCGATTCGCTTTCTGTTCGTATGTTTACTACTGGTTGCTTGTTGTTTTTGCTTGCCCTTCATTATTGCCTTCTTGTGCTACATCAGTCGCGAGGTGAAATACATGAAAATCTTATTTAATTCCGTTTAATTTGTTTACCGCTCATTTATACAACCATGCGAATACACAGGGACCTGCATCAGAGGCTGACATCATCAGCCTTCCCAAATTCAAATTTAAAGTGTCCGGTGGTGACGTGGAGCAACCTGATAATAGAGCATGCAGAATGATCCCAGTGCGAAATAATGGCCCAGACTTCTCTACTGAACGTGCTATTCAAATTGAGGATGCggtatggtttttttttttctcactGATTAATATCGAATAGGTTGTACAATATAGGAGACAATTTCAAGTTTCAACCCGTTTACGTATGAAAAGATCAAAATGAGTTGTGATTcatctcaaacgggtcaaatgaacATTAGCTAAAAAGAGAATAGTTCATATGGGTCAAACTGGTCAGAGAGTAGTTCAAAGTCTATTTAACGCTTACTAATCCTATATCGTCTTATTCAAAGGTCTATATtattataacaataatattgtTTAATAAGCACAGTATATGACCATCGAAAATTTAGAGGTTGCAAAATGGGTGAGTCGATTCTATAATTCAGGTCAACCAAGTTGACCCGAAATATTTTTTGAAATATTCTTAACAAATAATGGCATGTAAAATGTAGTTAAAGCAAGCTGTTATCCTCACATATCTCCAACTTATATGTACTCTATTATTTGGTCTTAGCAACTCTACCTTTTGTTataatttttgaatatttttttgTTGGCTTGACAACGATTTATAGttatctttttgtatttttcaggaCTGTTGTATATGTCTTTGCCACTATGAAGAAGGGGAACAACTTCATTTACTTCCTTGCAACCATCACTTCCATTCTACATGCATCGTTAAATGGCTAAGGGTAAAGGCCAGTTGTCCCCTATGCAAAGGACTTGTTGCACCAAATGAATAGGTTTAAAGAGTACAGGTAAAACCCTAACATGAATGACATCTAATCTTGACTGACTCGATCAGCTAAAACAAAAGAAAGGGAAACATCATATAGGTCAAGTATTGCTACGTACTATTACTATAGTTAGTTTCGTTAATCATGGTTCCATAATGGCTTAGAGTCTCCGCTTGTAATTGGTACTTGGTTGTAAAGAGGAGTTATGTGGAATTATGGATCAACCAAGGTTGTCTAGTTCAGAGCCGTCCCTATAGGCTTCTAAATCTAGGCAACGGCCTAGGGCCTCCAAAAAATAGGGCCTCCAAATATTTTAAAAATCTTTATATAGCATGTGTATTATGCATTAAACCCAAATAAATAACCGATTTTTAAATAAAAGAGCTTAATTCCAACTCCAACCAATTTGCAATTCGTATTTAATTTAGGTCGCCATCTTTATTTTCACTAACTGTAACATCGCACTTGCCCATTTTGCTCAATTATGTTGTCGATTGAGGAAAAATTAGACGTGAAATTAATGGTGTCGCAAGGATTATCTAGGTTGTTTAACGGCTATTTTTTATAGCGATCTCTATATATTGCGATTCACTTAATCACTGTTCTCCTAAGTTCCTAATTGATACTTTGAATCTTTGACTTTTGATATTGTGCTTGCGACTGAGACTTAGAAGGAAAAAAGCAGAACCGATATTTTCTTTATACCCCCATTCAAAGGGCCTCACCTCTGTAGTTTGGTTAGGGCCTCCAAAAACGTTGGAACGGCTCTGGTCTAGTTTGTGACCCCGAAGGTCATGTGTATGAGTAAAACCATCACCAATGCAAAGTGCTAAATGTAACGATAAACATGAGATTttaaaaaatgcatcaaaaacaaACACCAATTTTCACTCAAATCCTACAAAAATTCTTACCAATACTTATAATTCCACATCACTACCACATTTTACATTACGTACTCAAATCCTTTTTATAACTAATCCATTTTCTATATTCGtatgattaaaaatataaaaaattaattaaatataGTTAAAATAACTAAGCATAGttaaattaattaaaactaaattaaacattaaacataaatAATTAAAACTATAAACATAATAATTGATAAACTTGAACAAGTGATTCTTTTTTATTTTACCTTCTTACGGTTGAGAAGAAAGATGTAAAGAAACTATTACTAAAATAACTTTGAACCTGAACCGATAAAGTAAACAATTTAAGACCATGTATTGATGTGGCCCCACCACTATCTATAAATGCACCGCACGTAGAGACGGGCTATCCCCGAAATGCACTTATGCTCCAATGGTGATTTTTTATTTGCATAATTTCATTTCATGTCACCTAAATGCATCGCTAAATCCGTTGCATTGGTGATGGTCTAACCATTCCATATATCGGGTTTTGAATATGGTTGCTAATTGGGCCTTGTTTGCTGGGTCAGCGTGTCGAACCCGAAAATGACAATTGTGTTTATCGGTTGACACGAATAAAGCTCATTTACCCTGAAAATAAATTATTTAGTTTTTTGGATTCTAATATCTCAACTTAACATAGAGAAATGAAGTGAAAGAAAACGGTATTCAAAAACGCTGATTGCCTTAGGCTTGGACCCCTCATTCTCTCCAAACCCATTGACGTGTTTCGACTTAGATTATGTATCCAGtctagaggtggcaaa
This is a stretch of genomic DNA from Helianthus annuus cultivar XRQ/B chromosome 16, HanXRQr2.0-SUNRISE, whole genome shotgun sequence. It encodes these proteins:
- the LOC110882422 gene encoding E3 ubiquitin protein ligase RIE1 codes for the protein MQEISTSVPEITAVDEPLLSPTHVTAAAPFPGGDRRVRMLLGLFARRRGASMVVRQNVARQLEDWREDWGYSLPVVVIETLWNLAFVVVSFVTLFWIAREERNVRLRVWICGYSVQCVVHMVLLLLEYRRRIRRMSVDPWRLMSSGSSLENVGDHVTHPIRWEMVNKVIFYMWWLIGFICVLSSYTNQGSAPVLFWLTMTFLAMDVFFAAIRFLFVCLLLVACCFCLPFIIAFLCYISREGPASEADIISLPKFKFKVSGGDVEQPDNRACRMIPVRNNGPDFSTERAIQIEDADCCICLCHYEEGEQLHLLPCNHHFHSTCIVKWLRVKASCPLCKGLVAPNE